A DNA window from Stenotrophomonas sp. 57 contains the following coding sequences:
- a CDS encoding putative Ig domain-containing protein, protein MRYGLVRRFWGHLGAMLLLGISLALPDIARAACTTFTPVNASAGAPMAAGSTITIDASSCQGVAGFGIGSVTTPASNGTATVTSHAASRISYAHSGNGSTTDTFAFDDGTGTNNVLVTVHIQAAASPITILPATVPPATVGTPYAGASFSASGGVAPYTYTVPPGTLPNGMTLSSSGSLSGTPTAQGTFAFSVTASDSTAGTPLTGTASYSITVAAPTITVTNTPTPAVINSPYTFALAATGGNGPYTYSLDAGTSLPPGLVLAGNGTISGMPTALGLTSFTVRVTDSSTPTPFFAPANLSINVQNVVPPVAGAVSATVAHGSSNNPITLSLSGGTATSVAVATQATHGTATASGTTISYTPTASYSGPDSFTYTATNAGGTSAPATVTITVSPPTINYAPSSPAGGTVGVAYSQSLAGASGGTAPYTYTIAGGSLPPGITLASNGTLSGTASANGTFNFTVRATDSSTGTGPFSATSGTLTLTIAAATLTYAPANPPAATVGVAYSQSLASVSGGVAPYTYTIASGSLPLGITLASNGTLSGSPSAGGSFNFTVTVTDSSGGSGPVSVTSGPLLLTVNAPTITITPPTLPTVSAGVVYNQNLTATGGSGTYTYAVTAGALPPGVSLSAAGAISGTPTAAGSFPLTITATDSSGGSGPYTGSQPYTLNVTAPSLTLTPPAGSLSGTAGAPLNVPFSAGNGTAPYTFDISAGALPNGVTLSPTGTLSGSPTVSGLFTFSVRVTDSTTGTDAPFRRTQNYVLSIAAPTITVSPASLPQPAAGVAYSQTITASSGQPTTFTYAVSAGQVPVGLSLNAATGELSGTPTQAGPYNFTVTATDGGGFTGSQAYSGAVGAPVLSLAPSTVAGTTAGTPYSTSFVASGGNPGYSYQLTGTLPNGLSFSPAGVLSGTPTQAGTFNFSVRASDSTTGSGAPFSVTTAYTLAVSAPTVVVDPTTLPAATGGAAYSQTLTASGGNGTYTFSVTAGALPGGITLSSAGLLSGTPTVAGSFNFTAQATDGNGFTGSRAYTLVVNAPAITLAPGTLPAGSGGVAYSQALTASAGVGSYTFSLSAGALPPGIALSSAGTLSGTPTTTGSFNFTVTATDSVGFTGSQAYTFNVAAPTIAITPTTLPAATGSIAYSQTLSASGGNGGYTYSLTAGTLPPGIALSSAGLISGTPTTTGSYSFTVRATDGFGFTGSQAYTVTVNAPAIVFVQTTLPGGQVAAPYSQTLSAGGGSGTFTYSVTSGALPPGIALSSAGALSGTPTAAGSFSFTVTATDTFGFSGSQSFTVGINQPVPVVVNDAATTPANAPVTINVTANDTGPITSIAIAQAPAHGTATVNGLDVAYTPAINFFGNDSFTYTATGPGGTSAPATVSVTVTPLAVPVAAAQSATVLAGQSVTVQAEAGAINGPFTAVAISRAPSSGTAVVQGASIVYSADADASGVVDFEYTLSNPFGASAPARISVTVNPRPVAPALTATAIAGRVVNVDLTSTARGGPFTAAAVVSVSPADAGTATITASGAGYTLAFTSAATFGGAVRITYTLSNAYATSAPGTVDVMVKPRSDPSRDAEVLGVLEAQAEGARRMAIGQINNFQRRLESLRAGGAAAGFSNGITFSSASSQRRTQQDDLLRKGIGASAEGLSMIEEPALQGEVAPAAGASDGFAFWTGGAVNFGTLKPGAGSNGIDFTTSGVSLGADRQIGPSLTLGAGLGYGHDASDIGRNGSRSTVDGYSIAGYGSFHPEGGFYVDGLLGYQWLTFDARRFITDNGNTAYGSRDGTQWFASFSTGYQHRGDALLLTPYGRLDLARATLDGYREHGDDVYALDYQRQTVTTSTATAGVLAQWLVKRDYGMWTPQLRAEFGHDMQGSSQAFMRYADLMSGPVYRATLDRQSRNHTLLGAGIGLQTLKGWTLRAEYQNQLDSSSRDNQGIQISVQKTLPP, encoded by the coding sequence ATGCGCTATGGGCTCGTCCGCCGTTTCTGGGGCCACCTGGGGGCGATGCTGCTGCTGGGCATCTCGCTCGCCCTGCCTGATATCGCGCGCGCGGCCTGTACAACCTTCACGCCGGTCAATGCCAGCGCAGGCGCGCCGATGGCCGCCGGCAGCACCATCACCATCGATGCGTCCAGCTGCCAGGGCGTTGCAGGCTTCGGTATCGGCAGCGTGACGACGCCGGCCAGCAATGGCACGGCCACCGTCACCAGCCACGCCGCCTCGAGAATCTCCTATGCCCACAGTGGCAACGGATCGACCACCGACACCTTCGCCTTCGACGACGGTACCGGCACCAACAACGTGCTGGTCACCGTGCACATCCAGGCCGCTGCCTCGCCGATCACGATCCTGCCGGCCACGGTACCCCCGGCGACGGTCGGCACGCCCTACGCCGGTGCCTCCTTCAGCGCCAGTGGTGGCGTCGCGCCCTATACCTACACGGTCCCCCCCGGCACGTTGCCGAACGGCATGACGCTGAGCAGCAGCGGCAGCCTGTCCGGCACGCCGACCGCGCAGGGCACCTTCGCCTTCTCGGTTACTGCGAGCGACAGCACGGCGGGAACGCCGCTCACCGGTACGGCAAGCTACTCGATCACGGTGGCAGCACCGACCATCACCGTCACCAACACGCCGACCCCGGCAGTCATCAATTCGCCATACACCTTCGCGCTGGCGGCCACCGGCGGCAATGGGCCCTACACCTACTCCCTCGACGCCGGTACCAGCCTGCCGCCGGGCCTGGTACTGGCCGGCAACGGCACCATCAGCGGCATGCCCACGGCGTTGGGGCTGACCAGTTTCACCGTGCGCGTCACCGACAGCAGCACGCCTACACCGTTCTTCGCGCCGGCCAACCTGTCGATCAACGTGCAGAACGTGGTGCCGCCGGTGGCCGGCGCGGTCAGCGCCACCGTGGCCCATGGCAGCAGCAACAACCCGATCACCCTGAGCCTCTCCGGCGGCACGGCCACCTCGGTCGCGGTCGCTACCCAGGCCACGCACGGCACGGCCACCGCCAGCGGCACCACCATCAGCTACACGCCCACCGCCAGCTATTCCGGGCCGGACAGCTTCACCTACACCGCCACCAATGCCGGCGGCACCTCGGCGCCGGCCACGGTCACCATCACCGTGTCGCCGCCGACCATCAACTACGCGCCGTCCAGCCCGGCAGGCGGCACCGTCGGGGTGGCCTATAGCCAGTCGCTGGCCGGCGCCAGCGGCGGCACCGCGCCGTACACCTACACGATCGCCGGCGGCAGCCTGCCGCCGGGCATCACCCTGGCCAGCAACGGCACGCTGTCCGGCACGGCCAGCGCCAACGGCACCTTCAACTTCACTGTTCGTGCGACCGACAGCAGTACCGGCACCGGTCCGTTCAGCGCCACCAGTGGCACGCTGACGCTGACCATTGCCGCCGCAACGCTCACCTATGCACCGGCCAACCCGCCGGCGGCGACGGTCGGCGTGGCCTACAGCCAGTCGCTGGCCAGCGTCAGCGGAGGCGTCGCGCCGTACACCTACACGATTGCATCGGGCAGTCTGCCGCTGGGCATCACCCTGGCCAGCAACGGCACGCTGTCCGGCTCGCCGAGCGCGGGCGGCAGCTTCAACTTCACGGTCACCGTGACCGACAGCAGTGGTGGTAGCGGACCGGTCAGCGTCACCAGTGGCCCGCTGCTGCTGACGGTGAATGCACCGACGATCACGATCACCCCGCCCACCCTGCCAACGGTGAGTGCCGGCGTCGTCTACAACCAGAACCTGACCGCTACCGGCGGCAGCGGCACCTACACCTATGCGGTTACCGCGGGTGCATTGCCGCCGGGTGTGTCCCTGTCCGCTGCCGGCGCGATCAGCGGTACGCCGACGGCTGCGGGCAGCTTCCCGCTGACGATCACCGCCACCGACAGCAGTGGCGGCAGCGGCCCCTACACCGGCAGCCAGCCCTACACCCTCAACGTGACGGCGCCGTCGCTGACGCTGACGCCGCCGGCGGGCAGCCTCTCCGGCACGGCCGGTGCACCGTTGAACGTGCCTTTCAGCGCGGGCAATGGCACCGCGCCGTATACCTTCGATATCAGCGCCGGCGCATTGCCCAACGGCGTGACCCTGTCGCCCACCGGTACGCTGTCCGGCTCGCCGACGGTGTCCGGTCTTTTCACCTTCTCGGTGCGCGTCACCGACAGCACCACCGGTACCGACGCGCCCTTCAGGCGAACCCAGAACTACGTCCTGTCCATCGCCGCGCCCACCATCACTGTGTCGCCGGCAAGCCTGCCGCAGCCGGCGGCGGGCGTTGCCTACAGCCAGACCATCACCGCCAGCTCCGGCCAGCCGACCACCTTCACCTATGCCGTCAGCGCGGGGCAGGTACCGGTCGGCCTCAGCCTCAACGCTGCAACAGGTGAATTGAGCGGTACGCCCACCCAGGCCGGCCCGTACAACTTCACCGTGACCGCCACCGACGGCGGTGGCTTCACCGGCAGCCAGGCCTACAGCGGCGCGGTCGGCGCGCCGGTGCTGTCACTGGCGCCGAGCACGGTGGCAGGCACCACCGCGGGTACGCCGTACAGCACCAGCTTCGTCGCCAGTGGTGGCAACCCGGGCTACAGCTACCAGCTCACCGGCACCCTGCCGAATGGACTGTCGTTCTCGCCGGCCGGCGTGCTCAGCGGCACGCCCACGCAGGCGGGTACCTTCAACTTCAGTGTGAGAGCGAGCGACAGCACCACCGGCAGCGGCGCGCCGTTCTCGGTGACCACCGCCTACACGCTGGCGGTGTCGGCACCGACCGTCGTGGTCGATCCCACCACGCTGCCGGCGGCCACCGGTGGCGCGGCCTATTCGCAGACGCTGACCGCCAGCGGCGGCAATGGCACCTACACCTTCAGCGTGACCGCTGGCGCGCTGCCGGGCGGTATCACGCTGAGCAGTGCAGGCCTGCTGTCGGGCACACCCACCGTGGCCGGCAGCTTCAACTTCACCGCGCAGGCCACCGACGGCAACGGTTTCACCGGCAGCCGTGCTTACACCCTGGTGGTCAACGCACCGGCCATCACGCTGGCACCGGGCACACTGCCAGCGGGCTCGGGCGGCGTGGCCTACAGCCAGGCCCTCACGGCGTCTGCCGGTGTCGGCAGCTACACCTTCAGCCTGTCGGCGGGCGCACTGCCACCGGGCATTGCGTTGAGTAGTGCCGGCACCCTCAGCGGCACCCCCACCACCACCGGCAGCTTCAACTTCACCGTCACCGCCACCGACAGCGTCGGCTTCACCGGAAGCCAGGCATACACGTTCAACGTGGCGGCACCGACCATCGCCATTACCCCGACCACGTTGCCCGCAGCAACCGGCAGCATCGCCTACAGCCAGACGCTCAGCGCCAGCGGCGGCAACGGTGGCTACACCTACAGCCTGACCGCCGGCACGTTGCCGCCGGGCATTGCCCTGAGCAGTGCCGGCCTGATCAGCGGTACGCCGACCACCACCGGCAGCTACAGCTTTACCGTGCGCGCCACCGATGGTTTCGGCTTCACCGGCAGCCAGGCCTACACCGTGACCGTGAACGCGCCGGCCATCGTGTTCGTGCAGACCACGCTGCCGGGTGGGCAGGTGGCTGCCCCCTACAGCCAGACGCTCAGTGCTGGTGGTGGCAGCGGCACCTTCACCTACAGCGTGACGTCGGGCGCTTTGCCACCGGGTATCGCGCTCAGCAGTGCCGGCGCGCTCAGCGGCACGCCCACCGCTGCGGGCAGCTTCAGCTTCACCGTGACCGCCACCGACACATTCGGATTCAGCGGCAGCCAGTCCTTCACCGTGGGCATCAACCAGCCGGTACCGGTGGTGGTGAACGATGCGGCCACCACGCCGGCCAATGCGCCGGTCACGATCAATGTCACCGCCAACGACACCGGCCCGATCACCAGTATCGCCATCGCGCAGGCACCGGCGCACGGCACCGCCACGGTGAACGGGCTGGATGTGGCCTACACGCCGGCCATCAACTTCTTCGGCAACGACAGCTTCACCTACACCGCCACCGGTCCGGGGGGCACTTCCGCGCCGGCTACGGTCAGCGTCACCGTCACGCCGCTGGCGGTGCCGGTGGCAGCGGCGCAGAGCGCCACGGTGCTGGCCGGGCAGTCGGTGACCGTGCAGGCCGAGGCCGGGGCGATCAATGGCCCGTTCACGGCGGTTGCGATCAGTCGTGCACCGTCGTCCGGCACGGCGGTGGTGCAGGGCGCCAGCATCGTCTACAGCGCCGATGCCGATGCCTCCGGCGTGGTGGACTTCGAGTACACGCTCAGCAATCCGTTCGGCGCCTCGGCGCCGGCGCGGATCAGCGTGACGGTCAACCCACGGCCGGTGGCCCCCGCGCTCACCGCCACCGCCATTGCCGGGCGTGTGGTCAACGTGGACCTGACCTCCACCGCGCGCGGTGGGCCGTTCACCGCCGCGGCCGTGGTTTCGGTGTCGCCGGCCGACGCCGGCACGGCCACCATCACCGCCAGCGGTGCCGGCTACACGCTGGCCTTCACCTCGGCGGCAACGTTCGGTGGCGCGGTGCGCATCACCTATACGCTGAGCAACGCATACGCGACCTCGGCGCCGGGCACGGTTGATGTGATGGTCAAGCCACGCAGCGATCCCTCGCGTGATGCCGAAGTGCTGGGCGTGCTGGAAGCCCAGGCCGAAGGTGCGCGGCGCATGGCCATCGGCCAGATCAACAACTTCCAGCGCCGCCTGGAAAGCCTGCGTGCGGGTGGTGCTGCGGCCGGCTTCAGCAACGGCATCACTTTCAGTTCGGCCAGCAGCCAGCGCCGTACGCAGCAGGACGATCTGCTGCGCAAGGGCATCGGCGCCAGCGCTGAGGGGCTGTCGATGATCGAAGAACCTGCGCTGCAGGGCGAGGTTGCGCCTGCCGCTGGCGCGAGCGATGGATTCGCCTTCTGGACGGGCGGCGCGGTGAACTTCGGCACGCTCAAGCCGGGTGCCGGCAGCAACGGTATCGACTTCACCACCTCCGGCGTCAGCCTGGGTGCCGACCGCCAGATCGGCCCCTCGCTGACCCTGGGTGCCGGCCTTGGGTATGGCCATGACGCGTCGGATATCGGGCGCAACGGCAGCCGCAGCACCGTGGATGGCTACAGCATCGCCGGCTACGGCAGCTTCCATCCCGAAGGTGGGTTCTATGTGGATGGCCTGCTGGGCTACCAGTGGTTGACGTTCGACGCGCGCCGCTTCATCACCGACAATGGCAACACCGCCTATGGCAGCCGTGACGGTACGCAGTGGTTCGCCTCGTTCTCCACCGGCTACCAGCATCGCGGCGATGCCCTGCTGCTGACCCCGTATGGGCGGCTGGATCTGGCGCGCGCCACGCTGGATGGTTATCGCGAGCATGGCGACGACGTGTACGCACTCGACTACCAGCGGCAGACGGTCACCACCAGCACCGCCACCGCCGGTGTGCTGGCACAGTGGCTGGTGAAGCGCGACTACGGCATGTGGACGCCGCAGCTGCGCGCCGAGTTCGGCCACGACATGCAGGGCTCCAGCCAGGCCTTCATGCGCTACGCGGACCTGATGTCCGGGCCGGTCTACCGCGCCACGCTCGACCGCCAGTCGCGCAACCACACGCTGCTGGGCGCTGGCATCGGCCTGCAGACGCTGAAGGGCTGGACGCTGCGCGCCGAGTACCAGAACCAGCTGGACAGCAGCAGCCGCGACAACCAGGGCATCCAGATCAGCGTGCAGAAGACGCTGCCACCGTGA
- a CDS encoding Ivy family c-type lysozyme inhibitor, whose amino-acid sequence MKIRTIAMSSMVALLAACGQAPEKATGTAPAAPPAPTTDAPAATATVVEKEPSIEDGDNEGEPEDPSAGGELTCADNPLATHFFTLVGGNTVDDCGRKDPKVLTAFEALMKGTQDAESTDKEIPSLRKRLLSGPSGPGELVVLQGEPWWFYTACQAHDCPGTALAMLYSPTQAKMVGRLTARCRVWWLGEPTAEQRAQIEQRQPLQDAALKEDSALCE is encoded by the coding sequence ATGAAGATTCGAACGATCGCGATGTCATCGATGGTCGCATTGCTGGCAGCCTGCGGGCAGGCGCCGGAGAAGGCGACCGGGACCGCGCCTGCGGCGCCGCCAGCGCCGACCACCGACGCACCGGCCGCTACGGCCACCGTGGTCGAGAAGGAACCGTCCATCGAAGACGGCGACAACGAAGGCGAACCGGAAGACCCGAGTGCCGGCGGCGAACTCACCTGCGCGGACAATCCGCTGGCGACCCACTTCTTCACCCTGGTGGGCGGCAACACCGTGGACGACTGCGGCCGCAAGGACCCGAAGGTGCTGACCGCGTTCGAGGCGCTGATGAAGGGCACGCAGGACGCCGAATCCACCGACAAGGAGATTCCGTCGTTGCGCAAGCGCCTGTTGAGCGGACCCAGCGGCCCTGGCGAGCTGGTGGTGCTGCAGGGCGAGCCGTGGTGGTTCTACACCGCCTGCCAGGCCCACGATTGCCCCGGCACCGCGTTGGCGATGCTGTATTCACCCACGCAGGCGAAGATGGTCGGCCGCCTCACCGCGCGCTGCCGTGTGTGGTGGCTGGGTGAGCCGACGGCGGAACAGCGTGCGCAGATCGAACAGCGCCAGCCACTGCAGGATGCCGCGTTGAAGGAAGACAGCGCGCTCTGCGAGTGA
- the arsB gene encoding ACR3 family arsenite efflux transporter: MSLFERHLTLWVVLCIAAGTLLGHVLPDAFAVLASAEVAKVNLPVAVLIWLMIIPMLLKVDFTAMRQLQQHWKGIGVTLFINWAVKPFSMALLGWLFLRHAFADWLPPGQIDSYIAGLILLAAAPCTAMVFVWSNLCRGDANFTLSQVALNDAIMVVAYAPVVALLLGLSAVTVPWDTLLLSVGLYIVVPVLVAALLRRWILLRRGEAALQRVLRQLAPVSLSALLLTLVLLFGFQGRQIVEQPLVIALIAVPILIQVYFTSGLAYLLNRRLGVAHCVAGPSALIGASNFFELAVATAVGLFGVHSGAALATVVGVLIEVPVMLSVVRIVNRTQGWYERRGER, from the coding sequence ATGAGCCTGTTCGAGCGACACCTGACCCTGTGGGTTGTGCTGTGCATTGCGGCCGGCACCCTGCTGGGCCACGTGCTACCCGATGCCTTCGCGGTGCTTGCCTCCGCCGAAGTGGCCAAGGTCAACCTGCCGGTTGCGGTGCTGATCTGGCTGATGATCATCCCGATGCTGCTGAAGGTCGACTTCACTGCGATGCGCCAGTTGCAGCAGCACTGGAAGGGCATTGGCGTAACGCTGTTCATCAACTGGGCGGTCAAGCCATTCTCGATGGCGCTGCTGGGCTGGCTGTTCCTGCGCCATGCCTTCGCAGACTGGCTGCCGCCGGGGCAGATCGACAGCTATATCGCCGGGTTGATCCTGCTGGCTGCCGCGCCCTGCACCGCAATGGTGTTCGTGTGGAGCAACCTGTGCCGTGGCGATGCGAATTTCACCCTGAGCCAGGTGGCGTTGAACGACGCGATCATGGTGGTCGCCTACGCGCCGGTGGTTGCACTGCTGCTGGGCCTGTCAGCGGTCACCGTGCCGTGGGATACCCTGCTGCTGTCGGTGGGCCTCTACATCGTGGTGCCAGTGCTGGTGGCTGCGTTGCTGCGGCGCTGGATCCTGTTGCGTCGTGGCGAGGCGGCGCTGCAGCGGGTGCTTCGCCAACTGGCGCCCGTCTCGTTGAGTGCGCTGCTGCTCACGCTGGTGCTGCTGTTCGGCTTCCAGGGCCGACAGATCGTGGAGCAGCCACTGGTGATCGCACTGATTGCAGTGCCGATCCTGATCCAGGTCTATTTCACTTCCGGCCTGGCCTACCTGCTCAATCGTCGGCTGGGCGTAGCGCATTGCGTGGCCGGCCCGTCTGCGCTGATTGGTGCCAGCAATTTCTTCGAACTGGCTGTGGCGACAGCCGTGGGACTGTTCGGCGTGCATTCGGGGGCGGCGCTGGCCACTGTGGTGGGCGTGCTGATCGAAGTGCCGGTGATGCTGTCCGTGGTGCGGATCGTAAATCGCACTCAGGGCTGGTATGAGAGGCGCGGGGAGCGCTGA
- a CDS encoding arsenate reductase ArsC translates to MNRSVLFLCTGNSARSVLAEATLRAWGGDHFTAFSAGSQPTGQVNPFALAQLQAEGMPIDGLHSKSWDVFVDAAPMDLVITVCDAAAAEACPVVFGDFIRSHWGLPDPAAVAGSNADKAAAFAQAHAIVKLRLRALLALPESVWSDREAMQHALDRIGQLLPADGTP, encoded by the coding sequence ATGAACCGTTCTGTCCTCTTCCTCTGTACCGGCAACAGCGCCCGCAGCGTGCTGGCCGAAGCCACGCTGCGCGCCTGGGGCGGCGATCATTTCACCGCCTTCAGTGCCGGCAGCCAGCCCACCGGCCAGGTCAATCCGTTCGCGCTGGCGCAGCTGCAGGCCGAAGGGATGCCGATCGATGGCTTGCACAGCAAATCGTGGGATGTGTTCGTGGACGCGGCCCCGATGGACCTGGTGATCACCGTGTGCGACGCGGCAGCCGCCGAAGCCTGCCCGGTGGTGTTCGGTGACTTCATCCGAAGCCACTGGGGCCTGCCCGATCCGGCGGCCGTAGCGGGTAGCAATGCCGACAAGGCCGCGGCCTTCGCGCAGGCCCATGCCATCGTGAAGCTGCGCCTGCGTGCATTGCTCGCGCTGCCCGAATCGGTGTGGTCCGATCGCGAGGCGATGCAGCACGCACTGGACCGGATCGGCCAGTTGCTGCCGGCCGACGGCACCCCGTGA
- a CDS encoding metalloregulator ArsR/SmtB family transcription factor — translation METLNAIAALTALGHATRLAAFRLLVEAGPAGRMAGDIATALQVPPATLSFHLKELVQAGLVQSENRGRHVCYRANFDAMNGLIEYLTHNCCAGSPSEECSSVALACKC, via the coding sequence ATGGAAACGTTGAATGCAATCGCCGCTCTGACTGCCCTGGGTCACGCCACTCGCCTGGCCGCGTTCCGCCTGCTGGTGGAGGCCGGCCCGGCAGGCCGCATGGCGGGCGACATTGCCACGGCCCTGCAGGTGCCACCGGCCACGCTCAGCTTCCACCTGAAGGAGCTTGTGCAGGCCGGGCTGGTGCAGAGCGAAAACCGGGGCCGCCATGTCTGCTATCGGGCCAACTTCGATGCCATGAACGGCTTGATCGAGTACCTCACGCATAACTGCTGCGCGGGTTCACCCAGCGAGGAGTGCTCGTCCGTAGCACTTGCATGCAAGTGCTGA
- the arsH gene encoding arsenical resistance protein ArsH gives MNKPVTSAHLPNLVESSLPPPDHHQLAAADLGPPRILLLYGSLRPQSFSRKLALEAERLLRHLGCETRVFDPHALPMLDSVDSSHPDVQRLRAWSQWSEGQVWVSPERHGTVTGVFKNQIDWLPLEDGSVRPTQGRTLAVMQVSGGSQSFNTVNTLRVLGRWMRMLTIPNQSSVAKAWQEFDDDGRMKPSPYYDRVVDVMEELVKFTLLTRGRSDYLVDRYSERKGDAHAAALARAAGAAAS, from the coding sequence ATGAATAAGCCCGTTACAAGTGCCCACCTGCCCAATCTGGTGGAATCGTCGTTGCCCCCGCCCGATCATCACCAGCTCGCTGCGGCAGATCTGGGGCCGCCCCGCATCCTGCTGCTTTACGGATCGCTTCGGCCGCAATCCTTCAGCCGCAAGCTGGCGCTGGAAGCCGAACGGCTGCTGCGTCACCTGGGGTGCGAGACCCGCGTGTTCGATCCGCATGCGCTGCCGATGCTGGACAGCGTGGATTCGAGTCATCCCGACGTGCAGCGGCTGCGCGCCTGGTCGCAGTGGTCGGAAGGCCAGGTCTGGGTCAGCCCCGAGCGGCATGGCACGGTCACCGGCGTGTTCAAGAACCAGATCGACTGGTTGCCGCTGGAAGATGGCAGCGTGCGACCCACGCAGGGCAGGACGCTGGCGGTGATGCAGGTGAGCGGTGGCTCGCAGTCGTTCAACACGGTCAACACGCTGCGCGTACTTGGACGTTGGATGCGCATGCTGACCATCCCCAATCAGTCATCGGTGGCCAAGGCCTGGCAGGAATTCGATGACGACGGCCGAATGAAGCCCTCGCCGTACTACGACCGCGTGGTGGACGTGATGGAGGAACTGGTGAAGTTCACGCTGCTGACGCGAGGCCGGTCGGACTACCTGGTGGACCGCTACAGTGAGCGGAAGGGCGACGCGCACGCCGCGGCATTGGCGCGGGCCGCAGGAGCTGCGGCCTCCTGA
- a CDS encoding HNH endonuclease signature motif containing protein produces MEARLGQGTFRREMLRLWDHRCAVTDCTVRALIRASHAQPWAHEVTEDQWLPGGQDPRLDPHNGLPLVGTLDLLFDAGLMTFDDDGDAIFADKQVRKQLADAGLIPENICLRKAPGDRLKHYLAIHRGRVFKGKLPRSRTR; encoded by the coding sequence ATGGAGGCTCGCCTGGGGCAGGGGACGTTCCGTCGTGAAATGCTGAGGTTGTGGGATCACCGCTGTGCGGTCACGGACTGCACTGTACGGGCCCTGATCCGAGCATCGCATGCCCAGCCATGGGCGCATGAAGTCACTGAGGACCAGTGGCTCCCGGGAGGCCAAGATCCAAGACTGGATCCGCACAACGGCCTGCCGCTGGTCGGCACTCTTGACCTGCTGTTCGACGCCGGACTGATGACCTTCGACGACGATGGTGATGCCATCTTTGCGGACAAGCAGGTCAGGAAGCAGTTGGCGGACGCCGGTCTGATTCCAGAGAACATCTGTCTGCGCAAAGCACCGGGAGATCGCCTGAAGCACTACCTGGCCATCCACCGCGGCAGGGTGTTCAAGGGCAAGCTGCCCCGCAGCCGGACACGCTGA
- a CDS encoding HlyD family efflux transporter periplasmic adaptor subunit produces the protein MSRTLFRKEVLEAKRDNWLGSVVLAQPIRAHVLTLLSVGSASAVLAFLFLCTYTHRTTVSGRLIPTSGFSVVVAPLTGNIDAVFGEEGDAVSAGDKLTAISTPRFTERLGSTQLQMQLQLSQRRAGLEAADQAQRDQLKAQAEGTAQQLASARAELAQIEKEIATREAQAKIAFSTLERLVSVEGSQFVSRIQVDQQRTTALEYQGQAQSLGRQASVIRRTIEQLSQSAQELPARLDAASANFRKDLAQLEQERIQSEAQDALIVRSPVSGTIATQLVKAGQSVQSGDPLFTVVQQDSKLEADLLAPSRAIGFIKVGDQVYLRYQAFPYQKFGHQHGVVSQISRSPVGTQETSESPGAKGGEPLYRVTVRLSRQTVVAYGNEEQLKPGMLTDADVMGEKRRLIEWVLEPLYSLRGKSNG, from the coding sequence ATGAGCAGGACGCTTTTTCGCAAAGAGGTGTTGGAGGCAAAGCGGGACAATTGGCTAGGCTCGGTGGTCTTGGCTCAACCCATCAGAGCGCATGTCTTGACGTTGCTTTCTGTCGGTTCGGCATCAGCCGTTCTAGCATTCCTATTCCTGTGCACATATACGCACCGGACCACCGTCTCGGGCCGTCTGATCCCTACGAGTGGATTCTCAGTAGTCGTAGCGCCTCTGACAGGGAACATAGATGCCGTCTTCGGCGAAGAGGGAGATGCAGTCTCTGCCGGTGACAAGCTCACCGCCATCTCAACCCCAAGATTCACTGAGCGCTTAGGGAGCACCCAGCTTCAGATGCAGCTTCAGCTATCTCAACGCCGCGCAGGCTTGGAGGCGGCTGATCAAGCTCAACGCGACCAGCTGAAGGCCCAGGCCGAGGGAACAGCACAGCAACTGGCATCAGCAAGGGCCGAGTTGGCGCAAATTGAGAAAGAGATAGCTACGAGAGAAGCTCAAGCCAAGATCGCCTTCTCGACTCTGGAAAGACTTGTCAGCGTCGAAGGCTCCCAATTCGTGAGTCGGATTCAGGTCGACCAGCAACGTACCACCGCGCTTGAGTATCAAGGACAAGCGCAATCACTTGGTCGCCAAGCATCTGTGATTAGGCGAACAATCGAACAATTATCGCAATCTGCGCAGGAGCTCCCTGCTCGGCTGGATGCAGCGTCAGCCAATTTCAGGAAAGACTTGGCCCAACTTGAGCAAGAGCGAATCCAGTCCGAAGCCCAAGACGCGCTAATCGTCAGATCTCCGGTAAGCGGAACAATCGCAACGCAACTAGTTAAGGCGGGACAATCCGTTCAAAGTGGTGATCCGCTATTCACCGTCGTGCAACAGGATTCGAAGCTGGAGGCCGACCTCCTGGCACCGTCCAGAGCAATCGGATTTATCAAAGTTGGAGATCAGGTCTACCTGAGATACCAAGCCTTCCCTTATCAAAAGTTCGGACATCAACATGGTGTCGTAAGCCAGATAAGCAGGAGCCCGGTAGGAACCCAAGAGACATCCGAGAGCCCTGGCGCAAAGGGGGGGGAGCCGCTGTATCGAGTAACAGTTCGCCTGTCTAGGCAAACCGTTGTCGCTTACGGAAATGAAGAGCAATTAAAGCCCGGCATGCTCACAGATGCTGATGTCATGGGCGAAAAACGACGCCTGATTGAATGGGTGTTGGAGCCATTGTACTCGCTTAGGGGTAAGTCCAATGGTTGA